A genome region from Deltaproteobacteria bacterium includes the following:
- a CDS encoding PIN domain-containing protein produces EIIDVNADVARKYAFIYRSLEKKGTKIPINDVWIAACCMEVGGTLLTRDQHFEAVDQIEVIVL; encoded by the coding sequence TAGAAATTATTGATGTGAATGCCGACGTGGCCAGAAAATATGCCTTTATCTATAGATCTCTCGAGAAGAAGGGGACTAAAATACCCATTAATGATGTCTGGATTGCTGCATGTTGCATGGAAGTAGGAGGAACACTTCTGACGAGGGATCAACATTTCGAGGCAGTGGATCAAATTGAGGTGATCGTCCTATAA